One region of Streptomyces sp. NBC_00442 genomic DNA includes:
- a CDS encoding acyl-CoA synthetase yields the protein MSPLFPSLYAAEPREAVRFGGYALTYAELAGAAGSLATRLKGAGRVAVWATPTPRTVVGVVAALVAGVPVVPLNPRTGERELAHIVGDSAPTAVLTSPDDALPPALAGVTRIDVPLTGSVAGLPAEAGDESPALIVYTSGTTGPPKGAVLPRRAIAATLDALQEAWAWTADDVLVHGLPLFHVHGLILGVLGPLRRGGSVRHLGRFSVEGVTRELSTGATMLFGVPTMYHRIAEAVDEDRELTKALAGARLLVSGSAALPAPDHRRITRATGRAVIERYGMTETLMLCAERADGGARPGTVGAPLPGVGLRLADEADGIGEIQVRGPNLFSGYLNRPEATAAAFTDDGWFRTGDMAGVDADGQVRIVGRRATDLIKSGGYKIGAGEIENVLLDHPGVREAAVTGEPDEDLGERIVAWVVPRDPQSPPPASELSDFVAAQLAPHKRPRVVRYLSELPRNDMGKIMKRALHV from the coding sequence GTGTCCCCTCTCTTTCCTTCCCTGTACGCCGCCGAGCCCCGGGAGGCCGTCCGCTTCGGCGGGTACGCGTTGACGTACGCCGAACTGGCCGGCGCGGCGGGCTCGTTGGCCACCCGCCTCAAGGGCGCCGGGCGGGTCGCGGTCTGGGCGACGCCGACCCCGCGGACCGTGGTGGGCGTGGTGGCGGCCCTCGTCGCGGGCGTGCCCGTGGTGCCGCTGAACCCGAGGACCGGCGAGCGGGAGCTGGCCCACATCGTCGGCGACAGCGCGCCGACGGCGGTGCTCACCTCGCCCGACGACGCCCTTCCGCCCGCGCTCGCCGGCGTGACCCGCATCGACGTACCGCTGACCGGTTCGGTGGCCGGGCTGCCCGCCGAGGCCGGCGACGAGTCGCCCGCGCTGATCGTCTACACCTCGGGGACCACCGGCCCGCCGAAGGGTGCGGTGCTGCCCCGCCGGGCGATCGCGGCGACCCTCGACGCACTCCAGGAGGCCTGGGCATGGACCGCGGACGACGTCCTGGTGCACGGGCTTCCGCTGTTCCACGTCCACGGGCTGATCCTGGGCGTCCTCGGCCCGCTGCGCCGCGGCGGCTCGGTGCGCCACCTCGGCCGCTTCTCCGTGGAGGGCGTCACGCGTGAGCTGTCGACGGGCGCGACCATGCTGTTCGGGGTGCCGACGATGTACCACCGGATCGCCGAAGCCGTTGACGAGGACCGGGAGTTGACGAAGGCGCTGGCGGGTGCGCGGCTCCTGGTGTCCGGCTCCGCGGCGCTGCCGGCGCCCGACCACCGGCGCATCACGCGGGCCACGGGCCGGGCCGTGATCGAACGGTACGGCATGACCGAGACGCTGATGCTGTGCGCCGAGCGCGCGGACGGCGGGGCCCGCCCCGGCACGGTCGGCGCCCCGCTCCCCGGCGTGGGCCTGCGCCTCGCCGACGAGGCCGACGGGATCGGCGAGATCCAGGTGCGCGGGCCGAACCTGTTCAGCGGCTATCTGAACCGCCCGGAGGCGACCGCCGCGGCGTTCACCGACGACGGCTGGTTCCGCACCGGAGACATGGCGGGCGTGGACGCGGACGGTCAGGTACGGATCGTCGGCCGCAGGGCCACCGACCTCATCAAGAGCGGCGGTTACAAGATCGGCGCGGGTGAGATCGAGAACGTACTGCTCGACCACCCCGGTGTCCGCGAGGCCGCGGTGACGGGCGAACCGGACGAGGACCTGGGCGAGCGGATCGTGGCATGGGTGGTGCCGCGCGACCCCCAATCCCCTCCCCCGGCATCGGAGTTGAGCGACTTCGTG
- a CDS encoding sensor histidine kinase codes for MLLQAVLSVGTDLELRTTLQHIVDTATELTQARYGALGVIDPERGRLTELFTSGLSDAERERIGPLPDGRTGLLGALVQDPQPLRLDDLLDDPRSAGLPPGHPPMRSFLGVPIRVHTQVFGNLYLTEKRGGPFTEDDLALLRVLAAQAGIAVGNARLYETVRLRERWIDGAAAVTTSLLTGDSAANALMTVAERARLLADAAAGVVLQPTAAGGMEIVAASAPDDPDDIIGTTIEPGSPVLVQLLGGEPVFLEDSATDPRMTTHVRTRFGPSMMLPLQSGGKLIGTLALPRRRGARPYTAVDRLLASQFASQAALALVLADAQHNREQLAVYEDRDRIARDLHDLVVQRLFATEMMLESTRRRAEKAAVDDTDELLTRAVDELDSTIQEVRTAIFALQQPPADAPTTLRGRVLRETAGAAALLGFRPSVRFDGAVDALVGEPVDTQLVAALRGALAAAHRRAGASSVRVVVDAGAELPDGRPAVRLTVVDNGMRDDGIRGTTLTWQAPLE; via the coding sequence ATGCTGCTCCAGGCCGTGCTCAGCGTCGGGACCGACCTCGAACTGCGCACCACCCTCCAGCACATCGTGGACACCGCGACCGAGCTGACCCAGGCGCGGTACGGGGCGCTCGGCGTGATCGATCCCGAGCGCGGGCGCCTCACCGAGCTGTTCACCTCCGGCCTCTCCGACGCCGAGCGCGAGCGGATCGGCCCACTCCCCGACGGGCGTACGGGGTTGCTCGGCGCCCTCGTCCAGGACCCCCAGCCGCTGCGCCTGGACGACCTGCTCGACGACCCCCGCTCGGCCGGCCTGCCGCCGGGCCACCCGCCGATGCGCTCGTTCCTCGGCGTCCCGATCCGCGTGCACACCCAGGTGTTCGGCAACCTCTACCTCACCGAGAAGCGCGGCGGACCCTTCACCGAGGACGACCTGGCGCTGCTGCGGGTCCTCGCCGCGCAGGCCGGCATCGCCGTCGGCAACGCCCGGCTGTACGAGACCGTACGGCTGCGGGAGCGCTGGATCGACGGCGCGGCCGCCGTCACCACCTCCCTGCTCACCGGCGACAGCGCCGCGAACGCCCTGATGACGGTGGCCGAGCGGGCGCGACTGCTCGCCGACGCCGCGGCCGGGGTCGTGCTCCAGCCCACCGCGGCCGGCGGCATGGAGATCGTCGCCGCGTCCGCGCCGGACGACCCCGACGACATCATCGGCACGACGATCGAGCCCGGCTCGCCGGTCCTGGTCCAACTCCTGGGCGGGGAACCGGTGTTCCTGGAGGACTCGGCGACCGACCCCCGGATGACCACCCACGTACGCACCCGGTTCGGGCCGAGCATGATGCTGCCCCTCCAGAGCGGCGGCAAGCTCATCGGCACGCTCGCGCTGCCCCGCCGGCGCGGCGCCCGCCCGTACACGGCGGTGGACCGGCTGCTCGCCTCCCAGTTCGCCTCGCAGGCCGCCCTCGCCCTCGTCCTGGCCGACGCCCAGCACAACCGCGAGCAGCTCGCGGTCTACGAGGACCGCGACCGGATCGCCCGCGACCTCCACGACCTGGTGGTCCAGCGCCTTTTCGCCACCGAGATGATGCTGGAGTCGACCCGGCGCCGCGCCGAGAAGGCCGCGGTCGACGACACGGACGAGCTGCTCACCCGGGCCGTCGACGAACTCGACTCCACCATTCAGGAGGTACGCACCGCGATCTTCGCCCTCCAGCAGCCGCCCGCCGACGCCCCGACGACGCTGCGCGGCCGGGTCCTGCGCGAGACGGCGGGCGCGGCCGCGCTGCTCGGCTTCCGGCCCTCGGTGCGGTTCGACGGCGCGGTCGACGCGCTGGTCGGCGAGCCCGTGGACACCCAGCTGGTCGCGGCCCTGCGCGGCGCGCTGGCCGCGGCGCACCGCCGGGCCGGGGCCTCCTCGGTGCGCGTCGTCGTCGACGCGGGCGCCGAACTGCCGGACGGGCGGCCCGCGGTCCGGCTCACCGTCGTCGACAACGGCATGCGCGACGACGGCATCCGCGGCACGACCCTGACCTGGCAGGCCCCGCTGGAGTGA
- a CDS encoding rod shape-determining protein: MTVSLEQLRRCHVAVDLGAARTRVYIKGAGLVVDEPSVAAVNTRTGALIAVGTFAEQMTGRTPDYIRVARPVSGGTVVDIEMAQRMLRHLLGEKLRRQLRRKPRLRAAACTPHDSDPLAQRAAMETLVGLGARRVELVDTLIAAAVGCGLPVEQPTATMIMVCGAATTQIAVLSLGAIVTAVRIPVGGEAIDHAVIQHLRHQHELMLPSQSVRPLQLALRGNGLTPQGPASTEIHGRDVATGLARSVQVDTAAVRNAIHTPLTAVLDGIGKVLRECPPDLVADLAERGIMMVGGSALLPGLDQMLRDSTGVPVHIAERPDVCAIQGLGAMLEGKIQPMVLSPMSE; encoded by the coding sequence GTGACCGTCAGTCTTGAGCAGTTGCGCCGTTGCCATGTAGCCGTAGACCTCGGAGCCGCCAGGACCCGGGTCTACATCAAGGGAGCGGGGCTCGTCGTGGACGAGCCGAGCGTGGCCGCCGTCAACACGCGCACCGGTGCGCTCATCGCGGTCGGCACGTTCGCCGAGCAGATGACCGGCCGTACCCCCGACTACATCCGGGTGGCCCGCCCGGTGTCCGGCGGCACGGTCGTCGACATCGAGATGGCCCAGCGCATGCTGCGCCATCTGCTCGGCGAGAAGCTGCGCCGCCAACTGCGCCGCAAGCCGAGGCTGCGCGCCGCCGCCTGCACCCCGCACGACAGCGACCCGCTCGCCCAGCGCGCCGCGATGGAGACCCTGGTGGGGCTCGGCGCCCGCCGGGTCGAGCTCGTCGACACCCTGATCGCGGCGGCCGTGGGGTGCGGGCTCCCCGTGGAGCAGCCCACCGCCACCATGATCATGGTGTGTGGCGCCGCCACCACACAGATCGCCGTGCTCTCCCTCGGTGCCATCGTCACGGCCGTACGCATCCCGGTCGGCGGCGAGGCCATCGACCACGCGGTCATCCAACACCTGCGCCACCAGCACGAGTTGATGCTGCCGAGCCAGTCCGTACGCCCGCTGCAACTGGCCCTGCGCGGCAACGGCCTCACCCCGCAGGGCCCCGCGTCCACCGAGATCCACGGCCGCGACGTGGCAACCGGCCTCGCCCGCTCGGTGCAGGTCGACACCGCCGCCGTGCGCAACGCGATCCACACCCCGCTCACCGCGGTCCTCGACGGCATCGGCAAGGTGCTCCGCGAGTGCCCGCCCGACCTGGTCGCCGACCTGGCCGAGCGCGGCATCATGATGGTCGGCGGCAGCGCGCTGCTCCCCGGCCTCGACCAGATGCTGCGCGACTCCACGGGCGTGCCGGTGCACATCGCGGAACGCCCCGACGTGTGCGCCATCCAGGGCCTCGGCGCGATGCTGGAAGGCAAGATCCAGCCGATGGTCCTCAGCCCGATGTCCGAGTGA